TCGCGCTGTCCGCTATCGATGAGTACATCGCCCGTCGAGCGCACAAGTCCAAGGTTCAGTCGGCGCTGCAACGCGTCGTCGCCGAGGAAGCCGGGGTTCTGGAGCGCCTCAAGGACGCATGATCGAATACCTGGATCTCGACGACCTCCTCGAGAT
Above is a window of Mycolicibacterium boenickei DNA encoding:
- a CDS encoding CopG family transcriptional regulator, with product MGMTLRTSDEQTEALRRQAAAEGRSMQAVALSAIDEYIARRAHKSKVQSALQRVVAEEAGVLERLKDA